In bacterium, a single window of DNA contains:
- the lepA gene encoding translation elongation factor 4, giving the protein TMRLGRFPIDELTPGMVGYLITGSKEVKETRVGDTITHRYNSCEKALPGYHEPKPMVFAGLYPTEADYFQDLRESIDKLKLNDASLFVEPESSGVLGFGFRCGFLGLLHMEIVTERLEREYNLDLITTVPSVEYKVHIGTGEVKVVDNPAHWPNPGSIDFMEEPWVSASTIVPAEYIGAIMKLAMERRGIYKTTEFLASDRAKLNFEFPLAEIVFDFYDRLKSITRGYASFDYEYKDYRESKLTKLDIMINNEPVDGLSMIVFHEKAYEWGRRTVDKLKELIPRQLFVVAIQAAIGGKVIARATVTAMRKDVTAKCYGGDITRKRKLLEKQKEGKKRMKQIGSVEIPKEAFIAVLKVDQ; this is encoded by the coding sequence GCACCATGCGGCTTGGACGTTTTCCTATCGATGAACTTACTCCTGGAATGGTCGGGTATCTCATCACTGGATCGAAAGAAGTCAAAGAAACCCGCGTTGGCGATACAATAACCCATCGCTATAATTCCTGCGAGAAAGCGTTACCCGGGTATCACGAACCGAAACCGATGGTGTTCGCCGGTCTCTATCCTACTGAAGCCGATTATTTCCAGGATCTGCGCGAATCGATTGACAAGTTGAAATTAAACGATGCATCGCTGTTTGTTGAGCCGGAATCGTCCGGTGTGTTGGGATTTGGTTTCCGCTGCGGGTTTCTTGGTCTCTTGCACATGGAGATTGTCACCGAGCGGCTCGAGCGTGAGTATAACCTTGATTTAATCACCACCGTTCCCTCTGTAGAGTACAAAGTGCATATCGGGACGGGGGAGGTGAAGGTTGTCGACAATCCAGCCCATTGGCCCAATCCCGGTAGCATCGACTTCATGGAAGAACCGTGGGTATCTGCCTCGACCATAGTCCCCGCCGAGTACATCGGGGCGATCATGAAATTGGCGATGGAACGCCGCGGTATTTACAAAACGACCGAGTTTCTCGCCTCCGACCGCGCGAAGCTAAACTTTGAATTCCCCCTCGCGGAGATAGTGTTTGACTTCTACGACCGCCTAAAATCGATTACCCGGGGATACGCAAGCTTCGATTATGAGTATAAGGATTATCGAGAATCGAAATTGACGAAACTCGATATCATGATTAACAACGAACCAGTCGACGGGTTGTCGATGATCGTATTTCATGAGAAGGCGTACGAGTGGGGACGACGCACCGTTGATAAGTTAAAGGAATTGATTCCGAGGCAGTTGTTTGTTGTTGCGATTCAAGCGGCAATCGGCGGAAAAGTAATCGCCCGGGCGACGGTTACGGCGATGCGAAAAGATGTAACGGCGAAGTGTTACGGCGGCGACATTACCCGGAAGCGAAAACTCCTCGAGAAGCAAAAGGAAGGTAAAAAGCGAATGAAGCAAATCGGATCGGTCGAGATTCCGAAAGAAGCTTTCATCGCAGTGCTCAAGGTGGATCAATGA
- the lepB gene encoding signal peptidase I, producing MSGLPNSDWQKKLDAWRTKNFAKLAKRGEKSRARQYFETIASIVLMVFVIRTGVAEAFRIPSQSMEHTLLIGDFLLVNKFIYGMKSPDWIGVPFTQFGVSLPYYHMPKLRDPEQGDVLVFKYPLDPALNYIKRCIAVGGQTIELRDKRVFVDGKEYPLPKEGFLSDRPMRPKGLLENGIIPIGAGNADNYGPVKVPEGTLFMMGDNRDNSGDSRYWGFLPVENVVGKATVIYLSVDTETPFYRFWEFIRWQRFLRLIN from the coding sequence ATGAGCGGACTACCGAATTCGGATTGGCAGAAAAAACTGGATGCATGGCGGACGAAAAATTTTGCGAAACTTGCAAAGCGTGGCGAGAAATCCCGCGCTCGACAATACTTCGAGACAATCGCTTCCATCGTATTGATGGTGTTCGTGATTCGCACCGGAGTTGCGGAAGCGTTTCGCATCCCATCGCAATCGATGGAACATACGCTCCTAATCGGCGATTTTCTCCTCGTCAATAAGTTCATTTACGGGATGAAGAGCCCCGACTGGATTGGCGTTCCCTTTACGCAATTCGGCGTCTCGCTCCCCTATTACCACATGCCGAAACTGCGCGATCCCGAGCAGGGCGATGTCCTTGTATTCAAGTATCCGCTCGATCCAGCATTGAATTACATCAAGCGTTGTATCGCAGTCGGCGGGCAAACGATTGAGTTGCGCGATAAACGAGTGTTTGTCGATGGGAAAGAGTACCCGTTACCGAAAGAAGGTTTTCTCTCCGACCGTCCGATGCGACCGAAAGGATTACTGGAGAACGGGATTATTCCCATCGGAGCAGGGAATGCCGATAACTACGGGCCGGTGAAAGTGCCGGAAGGAACCCTCTTTATGATGGGCGACAATCGCGATAACAGTGGCGACAGCCGGTATTGGGGTTTCCTTCCCGTGGAAAATGTCGTCGGAAAAGCGACTGTGATTTATCTCTCCGTCGACACTGAAACACCGTTTTACCGATTCTGGGAATTCATCCGTTGGCAACGCTTCCTCCGGTTGATTAATTGA